From a region of the Candida albicans SC5314 chromosome 1, complete sequence genome:
- a CDS encoding uncharacterized protein (Protein of unknown function; Spider biofilm induced), with protein MIEPITNSFQSFDFNKRDDGLDNCSVYDGASVINFVFSILISFGIVISYLPQYRRIFIKLTSEGLSTNFLLLGSCSSIFTLTNIILVSSKARQCCSIGALDTFNCINSQLNLFQIGIQCTCAILILVLVLSVTKDSIKQDKDEYKRIERVGRFVAAHAAVSLLEIALGFSTNSAVLYTIANVNGLMSALLTVIKYVPQIYTTFRLKHPGTLSIGMMCIQTPGGFVFTATLFFTKGSHWSSWVSYLVAALLQGTLLSLCIYYVYFQGRHVGEESAEELEREAIERIVSENRHEELDHNSEVRDPEREQLL; from the coding sequence ATGATAGAGCCAATAACCAATAGTTTCCAACTGTTTGATTTTAACAAGAGGGACGATGGGTTGGATAATTGTTCGGTTTACGATGGTGCCTCAGTAATCAATTTCGTGTTTCTGATATTAATATCATTTGGTATTGTTATAAGTTATTTACCTCAGTATCGGAGAATATTTATCAAGTTGACTTCTGAAGGGTTATCCACAAACTTTTTACTTTTGGGTTCGTgttcatcaatatttacATTGACCAACATCATTTTGGTGAGCTCTAAGGCACGACAATGCTGTTCCATAGGGGCTTTAGACACTTTCAATTGTATTAACTCACAGttgaatttgtttcaaatcGGAATACAATGCACGTGTGCTATCTTGATTTTAGTGTTGGTTCTCTCAGTTACGAAAGATTCAATCAAACAGGACAAAGACGAATACAAAAGGATTGAACGTGTGGGACGATTTGTAGCTGCTCATGCAGCAGTGTCACTCTTAGAGATTGCACTTGGGTTTTCTACCAATTCTGCAGTTTTATATACTATTGCCAATGTGAATGGTTTAATGTCGGCTTTGCTTACTGTGATTAAATATGTACCTCAGATTTACACCACCTTTAGACTTAAGCATCCAGGAACATTGTCAATTGGAATGATGTGTATACAAACCCCTGGTGGGTTTGTTTTCACTGCTACGCTATTCTTTACAAAGGGGTCTCATTGGAGCTCATGGGTATCGTATTTGGTTGCAGCTTTATTACAGGGGACGTTACTATCCCTTTGTATTTATTACGTGTACTTTCAAGGTCGACATGTTGGTGAAGAATCTGCTGAAGAGTTGGAGCGAGAGGCAATAGAAAGGATCGTCAGTGAAAACAGACATGAAGAATTAGATCATAACTCAGAAGTTAGGGATCCGGAAAGAGAACAACTTTTATAG
- the TUF1 gene encoding translation elongation factor Tu (Translation elongation factor TU; macrophage/pseudohyphal-induced; repressed upon phagocytosis by murine macrophage; levels decrease in stationary phase cells; Spider biofilm repressed) translates to MLKTLTQTLRLTGKAFPKVRPALIRTYAAFDRSKPHVNIGTIGHVDHGKTTLTAAITKVLAEQGGANFLDYGSIDRAPEERARGITISTAHVEYETKNRHYAHVDCPGHADYIKNMITGAAQMDGAIIVVAATDGQMPQTREHLLLARQVGVQDLVVFVNKVDTIDDPEMLELVEMEMRELLSTYGFDGDNTPVIMGSALMALEDKKPEIGKEAILKLLDAVDEHIPTPSRDLEQPFLLPVEDVFSISGRGTVVTGRVERGVLKKGEEIEIVGGFDKPYKTTVTGIEMFKKELDSAMAGDNCGVLLRGVKRDEIKRGMVLAKPGTATSHKKFLASLYILTSEEGGRSTPFGEGYKPQCFFRTNDVTTTFSFPEGEGVDHSQMIMPGDNIEMVGELIKSCPLEVNQRFNLREGGKTVGTGLITRIIE, encoded by the coding sequence ATGTTAAAAACACTAACTCAAACTTTACGCTTAACTGGGAAAGCTTTCCCAAAGGTCCGTCCGGCCTTGATCAGAACCTACGCTGCCTTCGACCGTTCTAAACCTCATGTCAACATTGGTACTATTGGTCATGTTGATCATGGTAAAACTACATTGACTGCTGCTATCACCAAAGTTTTAGCCGAACAAGGTGGTGCCAACTTCTTGGATTATGGTTCTATTGATAGAGCTCCAGAAGAAAGAGCTAGAGGTATCACTATTTCCACTGCCCACGTTGAATACGAAACCAAGAACAGACACTATGCCCACGTTGATTGTCCAGGACACGCTGATTATATCAAAAATATGATTACTGGTGCCGCTCAAATGGATGGTGCtatcattgttgttgctgccACTGATGGTCAAATGCCTCAAACCAGAGAACATTTGTTATTGGCCAGACAAGTTGGTGTTCAAGACTTGGTTGTGTTTGTCAACAAAGTCGATACTATTGATGACCCTGAAATGTTGGAATTAGTCGAAATGGAAATGAGAGAATTGTTATCCACCTACGGTTTTGATGGTGACAACACTCCAGTTATTATGGGATCTGCTTTAATGGCTTTGGAAGACAAGAAACCAGAAATTGGTAAGGAAGCTATCTTGAAATTGTTAGATGCTGTCGATGAACACATTCCAACTCCATCAAGAGACTTGGAACAACCATTTTTGTTACCAGTTGAAGACGTGTTCTCCATCTCCGGTAGAGGAACTGTTGTCACTGGTAGAGTTGAAAGAGGTGTTTTGAAGAAGGGTGAAGAAATCGAAATTGTTGGTGGTTTTGACAAACCTTACAAGACTACTGTTACCGGTATTGAAATgttcaaaaaagaattagacTCTGCTATGGCTGGTGACAACTGTGGTGTTTTGTTAAGAGGTGTTAAAAGAGATGAAATCAAGAGAGGTATGGTTTTGGCCAAACCAGGTACTGCTACTTCTCACAAGAAGTTCTTGGCTTCCTTGTATATTTTGACTTCCGAAGAAGGTGGTCGTTCCACTCCATTTGGTGAAGGTTACAAGCCTCAATGCTTCTTCAGAACTAACGATGTCACTACCACATTTTCATTCCCAGAAGGAGAAGGTGTTGATCATTCTCAAATGATCATGCCAGGTGACAACATTGAAATGGTTGGtgaattgatcaaatctTGTCCATTAGAAGTCAACCAACGTTTCAACTTGAGAGAAGGTGGTAAAACTGTTGGTACTGGTTTGATTACCAGAATCATCGAATAA
- the APC1 gene encoding anaphase promoting complex subunit 1 (Putative Anaphase-Promoting Complex/Cyclosome subunit; essential for growth; periodic mRNA expression, peak at cell-cycle S/G2 phase), which translates to MTSSQGNDILKFPILNIQEDMDYPVPFQDPYQLALFSQNKQLLIAKRKLVVIKGSIIMKVLTYEEDIVTATYTHFSNSQELEEVLVVSLKKHIHVYYPDGKSYVCSLPFALKNALPFESGLVLQRDQNESLIPHNGALYSNTSHLNSAAILTLVDPMGDFRIVATASTSVISSKEEVMTFPRKDMSKVCSLCVTFNASDGSISIYHVKAPSRTTTFGKTQSARNQKRRYGSITTPNPSRILEEENGTEPLHSISLNMEKKRTSTLLSDISSVGRVSSDCHSLSQDFSGFKKDMILSRVESFGNKLQKDQLRIFNIWFEDQEGVVIFNRIKKECAVLIYRNPSFSRHLSVFKTSCLDCIPLTSTKHEGNLIILTEHQKFSIINPFLGMKSASHTFGNKLKVRSLIDSYDSKLALKLIDGSEMIIKIVLEPSSELVKMCLMCFRYLSGSSINHIMWMLWRSAYVEIKYADEWEAFVAALLSLIFPFSEGAQCVQNEITKLLPVAKRIHETSDVNYNLHDLIPYITISLHLIREEIRLDSTKAKCLNNINLLLCQLTTWMGWPAPWIKYYSIKPENIDPNTRFLSALILEAPPNLLRSLASLFTNNIVRYLTFSQLVEETETVDLLVTPRTFYVLKLFEVLVSSQYGPSAIVSLMLEFGITKDLLETYPLGISIPLKEALSICQESPEFEWTSQTLDLVGRKDLNKLFLDADFSADINTEPHTSTKDLSSLLNEVLEDNENFSPWDGQSEAERMNITKLIFEADRRYFEITTLLHQTKTQTAYLKVDENVTEYDLVLQQRELAVIVALRTLTIPLGRAALVYASRNPLLTEKFPIPKFNLNTLISPTMTNIVYSEDRVSKSFSEWGHFHNGVSSGLSIGPFAKGISGSWIIFNKPPELNAQHAGFLLGLGLNGHLKRLEEWHIYNYLGPKHPLTSIGLLIGMAASLRGTMDNKLTKVLSVHAVALLPQGANDLNVPTMVQTAGLIGIGLLYLESQHRRMSEVLLSQITASVLQNDTEQVHEGYRLAAGIALGFVNLGKGDDLRGLNDTHVIDKLMALAIAMKDYHPVQESGKSCCGAIMALAFIYLKTENVNVANKLKLPETEQMLDYIRPDLLFLRCLAKNLIMWNEISCTDTWVASQMPSSVAHKYMSGNGHEVAFEHLDGDQLTYFNVLGGACLSMALKFASSHNLEARDTILKYLDKVMQLSAKPALNYDQKIAYKGCVNLQNILALCASVIMAASGDLEVFRRLRVLHNDTNKKMGFGCFMAINTALGFLFLGGGQYAFDSSPFAIACLVTSLYPIYPTENSEYEIHLQALRHFWALAIQPRCLIVRDISTGRPCKIPVAINMKDDSVIESISPCLLPDINEILTLKTNSSAHFEVILDFSLNSEVLEKFKQSLTLYVEKSNNHSVLKPNVRSVLQNYSQPVRPEEDTTDILSPQMLDNLDEKVKAAWYRENTNHVESDLRSSSVRSGLSVFNIIDNQLELINNAQTPKSVEDIWNLKLLFEYANHIARNNKLNYISLEFIEGLKHKLWRVRN; encoded by the coding sequence ATGACATCTTCTCAAGGcaatgatattttgaaatttccCATCCTTAATATTCAGGAGGACATGGACTACCCAGTCCCATTTCAAGATCCTTACCAATTGGCATTATTTCTGCAGAACAAACAACTATTGATTGCAAAGAGAAAACTAGTTGTGATCAAAGGATCAATCATAATGAAAGTTCTAACATACGAAGAAGACATTGTGACAGCAACGTATACTCATTTCTCAAATTCTCAAGAACTAGAAGAGGTGTTGGTCGTTAGTTTGAAGAAGCATATTCATGTATACTACCCTGATGGTAAGTCATATGTCTGCAGTTTACCGTTTGCATTAAAAAACGCATTACCCTTTGAATCTGGATTAGTATTACAACGAGACCAAAATGAGTCATTAATTCCCCACAACGGTGCACTCTATAGCAATACTTCACATTTGAATTCAGCAGCGATTTTGACCTTGGTTGACCCCATGGGCGATTTCCGGATTGTAGCTACTGCATCAACATCAGTGATTTCatcaaaagaagaagtaatGACTTTCCCAAGAAAAGACATGAGTAAAGTGTGTTCCCTTTGTGTTACTTTCAATGCTTCAGATGGGTCTATCAGTATATATCACGTCAAAGCGCCCAGCCGAACTACTACGTTTGGCAAAACACAACTGGCAAGGAATCAGAAACGAAGGTACGGATCAATCACAACACCCAATCCATCACGTATTTTGGAAGAAGAGAATGGAACTGAGCCGTTGCACTCAATTTCACTCAATatggaaaagaaaagaacaaGCACATTATTATCTGATATCTCATCTGTGGGAAGAGTGTCCAGTGACTGCCACAGTTTGTCACAAGATTTTTCAGGGTTTAAGAAGGACATGATACTATCAAGAGTCGAGAGTTTTGGAAACAAATTGCAAAAGGACCAATTGagaattttcaatatctgGTTTGAAGATCAAGAGGGTGTTGTAATTTTCAACAGAATAAAGAAGGAATGTGctgttttgatttatagAAACCCCTCGTTTAGCCGACATTTGTcagttttcaaaacttcTTGTCTTGACTGCATCCCCCTAACTTCCACAAAACATGAAGGGAATTTGATCATATTGACAGAGCaccaaaaattttcaattattaatccATTTCTCGGCATGAAGTCGGCTTCACATACATTTggaaacaaattgaaagtCCGTTCGTTGATTGACTCATACGATTCCAAATTAGCTTTGAAGTTGATAGATGGATCAgagatgataataaaaatagtGTTAGAGCCATCTTCTGAACTTGTCAAGATGTGTTTGATGTGTTTCCGGTATTTATCGGGCTCTAGTATCAACCATATTATGTGGATGCTATGGAGATCGGCCTATGTGGAAATTAAATATGCCGACGAATGGGAAGCCTTTGTCGCTGCTTTGTTGTCATTGATTTTCCCCTTCAGTGAAGGGGCACAGTGTGTTCAGAACGAAATTACCAAATTACTACCTGTGGCAAAACGTATTCATGAAACTTCAGATGTTAACTATAACTTGCATGATCTTATTCCATATATCACCATTTCTTTGCATTTAATTCGAGAAGAAATAAGATTGGATTCAACAAAAGCCAAATGtttaaacaatatcaatttattattatgcCAATTAACTACTTGGATGGGTTGGCCAGCTCCTTGGATCAAGTATTATTCAATCAAGCCGGAGAATATAGATCCAAACACTCGATTCTTACTGGCATTGATTCTTGAAGCACCTCCAAACTTGTTGAGATCTTTAGCGAGTTTATTTACCAATAACATAGTAAGGTATCTAACATTCTCACAATTAGTTGAAGAAACAGAAACtgttgatttattggtAACTCCGAGAACTTTTTACGTTTTGAAACTATTTGAAGTTCTTGTGTCCTCACAATATGGGCCAAGTGCAATTGTGAGTTTGATGTTGGAGTTTGGCATCACCAAAGATTTGCTTGAAACGTATCCCTTGGGTATATCCATACCTCTAAAGGAAGCCTTGCTGATATGCCAAGAGAGCCCAGAGTTTGAATGGACATCTCAGACACTTGACTTGGTGGGTCGAAAGGACTTGAACAAACTTTTCTTGGATGCAGATTTTAGTGCTGATATCAATACGGAACCCCATACAAGCACTAAAGATTTGTCATCTTTGCTCAATGAAGTTTTGGAAGATAACGAAAACTTTTCTCCATGGGATGGACAATCAGAAGCAGAGCGAATGAATATCACAAAATTGATCTTTGAGGCAGACAGAAGATATTTTGAGATAACAACGTTGCTACATCAAACAAAGACCCAGACTGCTTATCTCAAAGTAGACGAGAATGTGACAGAATACGATTTGGTTTTACAACAAAGAGAGTTGGCAGTAATAGTAGCTCTTCGTACATTAACTATACCATTGGGTAGAGCTGCTTTGGTATATGCTAGTCGAAATCCCTTGTTGACAGAAAAATTCCCCATTccaaaatttaatttgaataCGCTAATATCACCAACAATGAcaaatattgtttattcGGAAGATAGAGTTCTGAAGTCTTTTTCAGAATGGGGTCACTTCCACAATGGTGTTTCATCTGGGCTAAGCATTGGGCCATTTGCAAAGGGGATTAGTGGTAGTTGgataattttcaataaaccCCCAGAATTGAATGCCCAACATGCTGGGTTTCTTTTGGGCTTGGGGTTGAACGGCCATTTAAAACGTTTGGAAGAATGGCACATTTATAACTATCTCGGTCCTAAACATCCACTCACTAGTATTGGGTTGTTAATAGGTATGGCAGCTAGTTTGCGTGGCACCATGGATAACAAATTGACAAAAGTTCTCTCTGTTCATGCAGTGGCGCTTTTGCCGCAAGGGGCGAATGATTTGAACGTTCCAACAATGGTTCAAACAGCAGGGTTAATTGGAATTGGTTTGTTGTATTTAGAAAGTCAGCATCGCAGAATGAGCGAAGTTTTATTGTCACAGATCACCGCTTCGGTATTGCAGAACGACACAGAGCAAGTCCACGAAGGGTACAGATTAGCAGCTGGTATTGCTCTAGGATTCGTCAATTTAGGTAAAGGTGATGATTTGAGAGGTTTAAATGATACCCACGTGATTGACAAGCTAATGGCTTTAGCTATCGCTATGAAGGATTACCATCCAGTTCAAGAATCAGGCAAGTCATGCTGTGGGGCCATAATGGCATTGGCATTCATATACTTGAAAACTGAAAATGTGAATGTTGCCAATAAGCTAAAACTCCCAGAAACCGAACAAATGCTAGATTATATTCGTCCTGATTTGTTATTTCTACGGTGCTTGGCtaagaatttgattatgTGGAATGAAATTTCATGTACAGATACTTGGGTTGCCTCTCAAATGCCATCGTCAGTAGCTCATAAATACATGTCTGGCAATGGACATGAAGTGGCTTTTGAGCATCTTGATGGTGATCAGTTGACGTATTTCAACGTATTAGGTGGAGCGTGCTTGTCGATGGCCCTAAAATTTGCATCTTCCCATAATTTGGAAGCCAGAGATACTATACTAAAATATCTTGACAAAGTAATGCAATTAAGTGCAAAACCCGCATTAAACTATGACCAGAAAATTGCATACAAGGGGTGTGTGAatcttcaaaatattttagCACTATGTGCTTCCGTGATCATGGCAGCTAGTGGTGATTTGGAAGTTTTCCGTCGATTAAGAGTATTGCATAACgatacaaataaaaaaatgggATTTGGGTGTTTCATGGCTATTAATACGGCTTTGggatttttgtttttaggTGGCGGACAGTATGCTTTTGACAGCTCACCATTTGCTATTGCTTGCCTAGTCACATCGTTGTATCCAATTTATCCGACAGAGAATAGTGAATATGAAATACACTTGCAGGCTTTGAGACATTTTTGGGCTTTGGCAATACAACCTAGATGCTTGATCGTGCGAGATATCAGTACGGGCAGACCATGCAAGATTCCGGTTGCAATAAACATGAAGGATGACTCAGTCATAGAGAGTATCTCACCTTGTCTACTTCCTGATATCAACGAGATTCTaactttgaaaacaaaCTCGAGTGCTCATTTCGAAGTGATTTTAGACTTTCTGCTTAATTCCGAGGTTttagaaaaattcaaacaatctTTGACTTTGTATGTTGAAAAAAGCAATAATCATTCAGTTCTAAAACCAAATGTGAGGTCAGTTTTACAGAATTATAGTCAACCAGTGAGACCAGAGGAGGATACGACAGATATACTTAGTCCTCAAATGTTAGACAATCTTGATGAAAAGGTTAAAGCAGCGTGGTATCGTGAAAACACTAATCACGTGGAGCTGGATTTGCGTTCGTCCAGTGTACGTTCAGGATTATCGGTATTCAACATTATTGACAAccaattggaattgataAACAATGCACAAACGCCAAAATCCGTTGAAGATATATGGAACctcaaattattatttgaatatgCTAATCATATTGCTCGaaataacaaattgaattacaTATCTCTTGAGTTCATTGAGGGATTAAAACATAAACTATGGAGAGTTCGTAATTAA
- the PSD1 gene encoding phosphatidylserine decarboxylase 1 (Phosphatidylserine decarboxylase; involved in phosphatidylethanolamine synthesis; Spider biofilm repressed) encodes MPLKPISFRWSKTSVRSVPNPFMYGPDNLNKPLSRASQMAERVHQQTPSSTNYQQRRYFSYYYYQFPKIPRPKRNMLYYSTWSRNPVTNASNANKPSKRHMLPFGSFKISKRSFANANQKLKTKLKKLKMGKERRRFIRWWTVTSLTIVLGGVYAKIKYERGDHEENPYKIRPQSWHLYAYSALPLKTISRLWGQVNSINLPVWIRSPSYRVYSAIFGVNLDEMENPDLSSYKNLSEFFYRDIKPDARPIADGDLVSPADGKVLKFGVVENGEIEQVKGMTYSIDALLGIDTGKLAAPTHSLNFDYNSDDETIVKRDEEFAKINGISYSMDDLVGGNSKSTYHMNELTYKDEHDGTAAGERASFSKELRVAEELTPNPVEYFRKKNLYFAVIYLAPGDYHHFHSPTSWVTTLRRHFIGELFSVAPFFQKTLQGLFVLNERVALLGYWKYGFFSMVPVGATNVGSIVVNFDKDLKTNDIYEHEVYSSASSVNESTPLLDQKDYSANDILTITNSEYEDKKRKKLRKNTVYEATYTNASRLLGGYPLSKGQDIGGFKLGSTVVLVFEAPENFKFNLKVGEKVKVGQSLGGFV; translated from the coding sequence atgccACTCAAACCTATTTCGTTTAGATGGTCGAAAACCTCTGTTCGACTGGTACCAAACCCATTCATGTACGGTCCAGATAATCTCAACAAACCCTTATCACGGGCATCACAGATGGCAGAACGAGTGCACCAACAAACACCAAGTTCAAccaattatcaacaaagaCGCTATTttagttattattattatcaatttcctAAAATTCCAAgaccaaaaagaaacatGTTGTACTATTCTACATGGTCAAGAAACCCAGTTACTAATGCTAGTAATGCTAACAAACCTAGTAAACGTCATATGTTACCTTTTGGCAGTTTCAAGATTTCGAAAAGACTGTTTGCCAATGccaatcaaaaattgaaaacgaaattgaaaaagttgaaaatgGGTAAAGAACGTCGTCGTTTTATTAGATGGTGGACGGTAACTTCGTTGACCATAGTATTGGGTGGGGTGTACGCAAAAATAAAGTATGAAAGGGGTGACCATGAAGAGAACCCATACAAGATCAGACCACAATCCTGGCATTTATATGCATATTCGGCATTACCATTGAAAACCATATCTCGATTATGGGGCCAAGTCAACTCGATCAATTTACCTGTTTGGATTCGAAGTCCATCCTACAGAGTGTATTCTGCCATTTTTGGTGTTAACTTGGATGAAATGGAGAATCCCGATTTGAGCAGCTACAAAAACTTATCAGAATTTTTCTATAGAGATATTAAACCAGATGCAAGACCAATTGCTGATGGCGATTTAGTGTCTCCTGCAGATGGGAAAGTATTGAaatttggtgttgttgaGAATGGTGAGATTGAACAAGTCAAGGGAATGACTTATTCAATTGACGCATTGTTGGGTATTGACACTGGCAAACTCGCTGCACCTACCCATTCATTAAACTTTGACTACAATAGTGATGACGAGACGATAGTGAAGcgtgatgaagaatttgctAAAATAAATGGAATCTCCTACTCAATGGATGATCTTGTTGGAGGGAATTCGAAATCAACTTACCACATGAATGAATTGACATACAAAGACGAACACGATGGTACTGCGGCTGGAGAAAGGGCGTCATTTTCCAAGGAGTTACGAGTTGCAGAAGAGTTGACACCAAATCCGGTTGAATATTTCCGTAAAAAGAATTTGTATTTTGCGGTTATCTACTTAGCCCCAGGTGATTaccatcattttcattcaCCTACTAGTTGGGTGACTACTCTCAGACGTCATTTTATCGGGGAGTTGTTTTCGGTTGCCCCATTTTTCCAAAAGACACTTCAAGGgttatttgttttgaatgAAAGAGTGGCATTGTTAGGATATTGGAAGTAtggatttttttcaatggttCCAGTTGGTGCCACTAATGTTGGTAGTATTGTGgtcaattttgataaagaCTTAAAGACCAACGATATTTATGAACATGAGGTTTATTCCTCTGCCTCTTCAGTAAATGAGAGTACTCCATTGTTGGATCAAAAAGATTACTCTGctaatgatattttgaCGATAACTAACAGTGAATATGAAGACAAAAAGCGTAagaaattaagaaaaaacacTGTTTACGAGGCAACATACACAAACGCCAGTAGATTGTTGGGCGGGTATCCATTAAGCAAGGGTCAAGATATTGGTGGTTTTAAATTGGGTTCTACTGTTGTCTTGGTATTTGAGGCACCGGAGAactttaaattcaatttgaaagttGGTGAAAAGGTTAAAGTAGGCCAATCATTAGGTGGGTTCGTATAG
- the MOB2 gene encoding Mob2p (Mob1/phocein domain protein of RAM signaling network; cell wall integrity; role in cell separation, cortical actin polarization; required for hyphal growth; phosphorylated by Cdc28 on hyphal induction; activates Cbk1; mRNA binds She3), producing MSFLNTIRGLGRGSKKNKKDLEPSNNAIYSHSNLSGNGLRRTQSPTKFSPSKLSSKGAQGSAAYTSSPTKRSRTGQSLQHQDSQSSLQYQQQSGSVSPSKRSSIQTTKSTTVNADPPLFLCEPYVKTALVKGSFKTIVQLPKYVDYCEWLALNIFELFNHLNRFYGVIQEYATPEAYPTMNAGPNTNYLWVNSSGQAVNLPACQYIEYVITWVTNKLNDQSVFPTKNGGAFPPNFIKDCKNISRQMFRIFAHIYHNHFDKIIHLSLEAHWNSFFAHFISFVKEFNLIDRTEMEPLLPLIENFEQQGKITQASK from the coding sequence ATGTCTTTTTTAAATACTATACGTGGACTTGGGAGAGGGTccaagaagaacaagaaggATTTAGAACCGTCAAATAACGCCATATATTCTCATTCAAATCTATCTGGCAATGGTTTGAGACGAACACAATCACCTACCAAGTTTTCCCCTTCAAAATTATCTTCAAAAGGTGCACAAGGCTCAGCTGCATACACGTCTTCTCCTACAAAGCGTAGCAGAACAGGACAATCTTTACAACACCAAGATCTGCAACTGCTgcttcaatatcaacaacagctGGGAAGTGTACTGCCGCTGAAGCGTTCTTCCATACAGACTACCAAAAGCACAACTGTGAATGCTGATCCGCCTTTGTTTTTATGTGAACCTTATGTGAAAACTGCTTTGGTCAAGGGATCTTTCAAGACTATTGTCCAGCTTCCGAAATATGTGGATTATTGTGAATGGTTGGCGTTAAACATCTTTGAACTTTTCAATCATTTAAACCGGTTCTATGGAGTTATCCAAGAATACGCTACTCCTGAAGCATATCCAACAATGAATGCGGGACCAAACACAAACTATTTATGGGTTAACTCTTCTGGTCAAGCTGTTAACTTACCGGCATGCCAGTATATTGAGTATGTTATTACCTGGGTCACCAACAAGTTGAATGATCAAAGCGTATTCCCTACCAAGAATGGCGGAGCATTTCCACCCAATTTTATAAAAGACTGCAAGAACATTAGCAGACAAATGTTTAGAATTTTTGCTCATATATACCACAATCATTTCGACAAGATAATCCATTTATCTTTGGAGGCACACTGGAACTCTTTTTTCGCCCATTTTATATCTTTTGTCAAAGAgttcaatttgattgatagAACTGAAATGGAACCGTTGTTACCTTTGATAGAGAATTTTGAACAACAAGGAAAAATCACCCAAGCAAGCAAATAG